The Cyclobacteriaceae bacterium genome includes a region encoding these proteins:
- a CDS encoding DUF4097 family beta strand repeat protein — protein MKNYKIILIVMLMAVASLVHAQNANEFTIPLSDPSKRGMLKAYLKYGSITVKGTARKDVLVKYNTAKPERANRDNDGDDEGDDEDDDDKKRRVKSIVKVDVNVKVDGQGKKSGEDPSKDGLKKISGSGLQLDASENGNLVKVGSDSWNARTNLEIEVPSGMDVKISAYNDGDIILSNVQGEVELTNYNGPITALNITGSVIATTYNGTIKVTFDKVDGEKPMSYSTYNGDIDLTFPAATKAIFKMKTERGDIYTGFEMNITSSGPVKQQDKSGGYKMKIDEWKRGDINGGGPEFTLKNYNGDIYIRKK, from the coding sequence ATGAAAAACTATAAGATTATTTTAATAGTGATGCTGATGGCCGTAGCCTCTCTGGTGCACGCGCAGAATGCAAATGAATTTACAATTCCATTGAGCGACCCTTCAAAACGCGGAATGCTCAAAGCGTATCTTAAATATGGTTCCATCACCGTAAAGGGAACCGCCAGAAAGGATGTGCTCGTAAAGTACAACACCGCCAAACCTGAAAGGGCCAATCGCGACAATGATGGTGATGATGAAGGCGACGACGAGGATGACGATGACAAGAAGCGTCGTGTCAAATCAATTGTCAAGGTGGATGTTAATGTCAAGGTTGACGGGCAGGGTAAGAAAAGCGGGGAAGATCCATCAAAAGATGGCTTGAAGAAGATCAGCGGCAGCGGACTGCAACTGGATGCCAGCGAAAATGGAAACCTCGTCAAGGTGGGATCTGATTCCTGGAATGCAAGGACCAATCTTGAGATCGAAGTTCCTTCCGGAATGGATGTTAAAATAAGTGCCTACAATGACGGAGATATTATCTTAAGTAATGTTCAGGGTGAAGTGGAGCTGACAAACTATAACGGTCCGATCACTGCACTCAATATTACCGGATCGGTGATCGCCACCACGTACAACGGCACGATCAAAGTCACCTTTGATAAGGTAGATGGTGAGAAACCTATGTCTTATTCAACATACAATGGTGATATTGATCTTACTTTTCCTGCAGCAACGAAAGCTATATTCAAAATGAAGACCGAACGCGGAGATATCTACACCGGCTTCGAAATGAATATCACCAGCAGCGGACCAGTCAAACAGCAGGACAAGTCAGGCGGCTACAAGATGAAGATCGATGAATGGAAGAGGGGAGATATTAACGGAGGAGGTCCTGAATTCACTCTCAAGAATTACAACGGAGATATTTACATCCGCAAGAAATAG
- a CDS encoding HEAT repeat domain-containing protein, translating into MEKNRRDELVAKYNEGLADPAEVKLIEQLIEAGEIQLTQLTELASLDEQMIHSEDPTPSLKMNDDFYSMLSAEKKKLNKGFSFHLPEWNILLPRIAFGAALLLVGFAIGNLIQPSAAPGNDVSVLTKQVEDLKEMMMLSLLEKESASERLRAVSLTDEMDQVSDKVTMALFKTLNSDANVNVRLAALEALTPYVRQSDVRKGLIMSIAHQDSPLVQVTLADLMVAIQEKKSVVELQKLLDNDSTPKDIKSKIKRSIDVLI; encoded by the coding sequence ATGGAAAAGAACAGAAGAGACGAGCTGGTAGCAAAGTACAACGAAGGACTTGCTGATCCCGCAGAAGTGAAGTTGATCGAGCAGTTGATTGAAGCAGGAGAGATCCAGCTTACGCAACTGACAGAGCTGGCATCATTGGATGAGCAGATGATCCATAGTGAAGACCCTACACCTTCTCTTAAAATGAACGACGATTTCTATTCCATGCTCTCGGCTGAGAAGAAGAAACTGAACAAGGGGTTTTCTTTTCACCTTCCGGAATGGAATATCCTTCTTCCACGAATTGCATTCGGTGCTGCCTTATTACTGGTTGGGTTTGCAATTGGTAATCTTATTCAGCCTTCAGCTGCACCCGGTAATGATGTTTCGGTACTTACAAAGCAGGTAGAGGATCTTAAAGAAATGATGATGCTCTCCCTTCTGGAAAAAGAATCGGCAAGCGAACGTCTCAGAGCCGTAAGTCTCACTGATGAAATGGACCAGGTGAGTGATAAGGTTACGATGGCTCTTTTTAAAACTCTGAACAGTGATGCCAATGTCAACGTAAGGTTGGCGGCGCTTGAAGCTCTTACTCCCTATGTCCGTCAGAGCGATGTGAGAAAAGGACTGATCATGTCGATCGCTCATCAGGATTCACCATTGGTACAGGTTACCCTCGCGGACCTGATGGTTGCTATTCAGGAAAAGAAATCTGTTGTTGAACTGCAAAAGCTGCTCGATAATGATTCCACACCAAAAGATATTAAGTCCAAGATCAAAAGAAGTATTGACGTTTTGATTTAA
- a CDS encoding RNA polymerase sigma factor: MEAIADNALMEKVRDGDLDRLGLLFERYKRPLYGFFYGMNRDQELSEDLVQNTFLRILKYRHLFRGDGDFKTWMFHIARNVSHDHFRKNKIKLKESVEKWQERLGHDENRSTEMQSMEEHDMLSLAMDKLPFEKREVLLLSKYQEKKYKEIGEILGCSEGTVKVKVFRAMEELRIVYKQLEKMM, translated from the coding sequence TTGGAAGCAATTGCTGATAATGCATTAATGGAGAAGGTTCGCGACGGCGACCTGGACAGGCTGGGACTGTTGTTTGAACGCTATAAAAGGCCGTTGTATGGCTTCTTTTATGGTATGAACAGGGACCAGGAATTGAGCGAGGACCTCGTGCAGAATACCTTTTTGAGAATCCTGAAATACCGTCATCTCTTCCGCGGTGACGGCGACTTCAAAACATGGATGTTTCACATTGCGCGTAATGTGAGTCATGATCACTTCCGGAAGAACAAGATCAAGTTGAAGGAAAGTGTTGAGAAGTGGCAGGAACGTCTCGGTCATGATGAGAATCGCTCTACTGAAATGCAGAGTATGGAAGAACACGACATGCTCTCCCTCGCCATGGACAAACTGCCCTTTGAAAAGAGAGAAGTGCTGCTGCTGAGCAAGTACCAGGAAAAGAAGTATAAGGAGATCGGGGAGATACTTGGATGTTCAGAAGGAACTGTGAAAGTTAAAGTGTTCAGGGCCATGGAAGAGTTGCGGATCGTGTACAAGCAACTGGAGAAGATGATGTAG
- a CDS encoding glycoside hydrolase family 16 protein — protein MRYIIAILFVISQIMASAQNSSPFKKLVWSDEFDKTGTPDVSKWNYDLGDGCPNVCGWGNNELEYYTNDTKNVRVENGRLIIEAHKESKGGKPYTSSRIVSKSKGDWLYGRIEVKAKLPEGRGTWPAIWMLSTDWKYGGWPQSGEIDIMEHVGVDPEVVHGTIHTETYNHGKGTQKEGKITVPGSMNEFHVYAINWSENKMEFFVDEKLYHTVIRDPKEDFKGWPFDQRFHLIMNLAVGGNWGGMKGVDENIWPKRMEVEYVRIYQ, from the coding sequence ATGCGATACATTATTGCTATTCTTTTCGTCATCTCACAGATCATGGCGTCCGCACAGAATTCATCTCCCTTCAAAAAGCTGGTCTGGTCGGATGAGTTTGACAAAACGGGGACACCCGATGTAAGCAAATGGAACTACGATCTCGGTGATGGCTGTCCGAATGTGTGTGGCTGGGGGAATAACGAGCTTGAGTACTATACCAACGATACGAAAAATGTTCGTGTCGAAAATGGAAGGCTTATCATAGAAGCACATAAAGAATCCAAAGGCGGTAAGCCTTATACCTCTTCACGTATTGTCAGCAAGTCTAAGGGAGATTGGTTATACGGGAGGATTGAAGTAAAAGCAAAATTGCCGGAAGGAAGAGGGACGTGGCCGGCGATCTGGATGTTATCCACTGATTGGAAATATGGTGGCTGGCCGCAAAGTGGCGAGATCGACATCATGGAACATGTTGGTGTTGATCCTGAAGTGGTGCATGGAACCATTCACACCGAAACTTATAACCATGGCAAAGGAACACAGAAGGAAGGCAAGATCACCGTTCCGGGGAGCATGAATGAATTTCATGTGTATGCGATCAACTGGAGTGAGAACAAAATGGAATTCTTTGTGGATGAAAAATTATATCATACCGTCATCAGAGATCCAAAGGAAGATTTTAAAGGCTGGCCATTCGATCAGAGGTTTCATTTGATCATGAATCTTGCCGTAGGCGGCAACTGGGGAGGAATGAAAGGTGTAGATGAGAACATCTGGCCGAAGAGAATGGAAGTGGAATACGTCAGGATCTATCAATAA